Below is a genomic region from Equus caballus isolate H_3958 breed thoroughbred chromosome X, TB-T2T, whole genome shotgun sequence.
CTCAAGCTGAGCTTTAGGGATGGGGCTGCAGACTTGGGTGGGAGCAGAGGATGTTGCCCATGGCAGAGGTGGTTGAAAGGATGGAGAAGGAAGTCACATGTGAGGGGTGCTGAGGAGGCACACTCAACAGGATCAGGGTAGCCATCTGAGTCACATAGCACGACACACAGTGGTGTGCTAGAACCGGCTCATACCagccaattgttaaatttttaggaattttctGAGCCACTTGTTATAAACAGCCATTACTAAAAATGCAAAaactatatattaaaaatgtttagaatgtTAATATATAAACTTAACATTAagttaattatataataaatatataatatttatataataaatactgaaaactcctcacttcctaattattttactacattttactattatcCGTGCCCTTGAGATTATTTATGCCTATTGTATCCGCATGGTGGAAATGCTCTATAATGGCGTGCTACTGCTCATCTCTTCTCAGCTTAGGCGCAGCTCCCTGTTCAGTGACATCAGGGTAGTAGCTTGAAATCGGCCATGGAAataaacactacaaatcaggatCTGATTAATTGTTTTGCTGATTGTCCAGGGTTAAGGAAGcgatggagaaaatgttaaaatgcagattaaacTTCGAAGTGTGTTGTGTCTTGTAGCCATTACATTGTGAATAGtacaaaaaattaaggaaatttttttcagtattcaaaaattattatacAATTCAGCAAAGAAGCTGCTCAAGGCATTGACAAACAAATGAAGTTCTAACATATATGTCTTTGTCGTTTCACTTTTGTCTTATTTGTTAAtgcaaacaaaaatatcaaccaaCACTCAGTTTGTTTGTCAGTTGCAGTCATAGGTTGATATGTCATAGGTTGATATGGATACAAGTTTGGCAAAAATCATTGAAAGCATTCTGTTAGAATCAACTGGCTATATGGAATTCACAATAACGAGGAATTgcctgttttattattatttgtaaattatgttATACATCCTTTATATAAGTAACATTTATAACTAacctatgtacatatatatgtatacacacattttttccagagagctggttgttaaacatttaccagcacaccactgattACACGTGTTCACCATTGCTAGAAAAGCTAAGAAAAATACATGAGCATGTCCCTGGGAAAGACCCAGGAATGAACTGAAAAGCTGTTGGCTCTTGGGaagtttcttctttctgttgttgttgctgctattattattattgaaggCTGTTTGTTGTCTCTTGGGAACattctttgttattatttattgtcCAAACAGTACAATATTCTCAGAAGTCAAAATGGTAGAGAAAGTTGACCCACAAACTCCTGTCTGAGCAAATCAaaccttttcatttttcattctctctttgaGCTTTAGGATTGGCCTTTGGTTTGGGGAATTTTCCAGGCCCAACAACCTGGAACAGAAGAGTGGATTCCCCTGGTTCAGGATGGAAAAGTTCTTCCTGGAAAGGTAGCATCTCTCTTGGGTATCTAGTGACCAAGGTAAcatggaaattaactccttgagTGGAGCCCGAGAGCCAGCACTTGCCATCTCTTGGCACCAGGAACCCAAGGTCAAGATGTCTGCAACATACTTTCAAAGGGTTCAGAAAAAGAGACGTGTGTCTGTGCGTGTACATGGCTACATAGAGAAACgaaacaaatatggcaaaatgttaacaattattGAACCTAGCTGGTGTCTATGTAGGTGATAATTGTACTACTCTTTTGGtctttctgtatatttgaaaatgttcGTAATATAAActacatatataaaaaaaaaggaGTCAGTGCAAGGTGCTAAGACAGGGGAGTACCTCTGATGTTCAAGAAACAGCAGGAGGCCAGTGAGGCTGGAACAGACTGAGCCGGGGGAAGagtagtaggagatgaggtcagaggccAGGTTGTGGGGATCTCTTAGGGCCTTGTGATGACTGTGGCTTTTAGTCTGAGTGACACGGGTGCCATTCAGGGGCTCTAAGCTGAGGAGCAACTTGACCTGACTTACACACTTTAAACAGAgtccctctggctgctgggttGAGACTGTAGGGGGCAAGGATGGCAACCGGGAGACCAGTCAGGGGCTAATGCTATAATCTATAATGTAGACAAGAGTTGGTGGTGGCTCAGACCAGGGCGGTAGCAATGCAGGTGATGGGAAGTGATCGGATGTTCTTTGGGGGAACGCCAGACATTGtcctatttatgtatttgttccTTTATAAGTTTATTACAAAAAATGTCAAACATATACAGAAATAGAGCAACTGGTATAATGAATCGCATGTAcctatcacccagcttcaacattATCGGTACAAGGTCCATCCTATTTCATTGATCTTCCTTACCCActagattattttaaagcaaatttcagaTTGCTTGTCATTTCTTCTGCTAATCCTTCAGTATGTATCTCTGAATAAGGATCCTTTATGATTATCACACAAAAAGttaataattatttctaaatatcacCAAATATGgactctggatatattttgaaggtagaaccaaAAGGATTTTCTAATTAAATTACATGTGGAGTGTGAGAAAGGGAGACAAATCAAGGACATATCCAGTGTTTGGCCAAAGTAACTGGTAAGATGGCATTTTTCATGACATGAGATGGGGAAGACTATGGATAGATCTGATTGGCACGGGCCAGAGGGCAGTGGAGTGGCTATCACTCTTTCTGTAACATCTAGGTTAGCAAGAACATGATTTGGCTATCAAAAAATCAAGGTGGCTCTTGTAAACTATAAAGTACTCCACAAGTCCTAGCTGTTTGTGTTCTTGTGCTCATTCAAAGCTGTGCTCTGCTGCCCTCTGACTGGAGCGTGAGGCCCTGCCCACTAAAGGCATGCGAGAAGTAAACCAAACCCAATCAAGTTCTGCTTGCTTCTCAGTTTCATCTTGGGACCAAATGTCTGCTTCCCTGCTGAGATGATCTCTAAGGTTACCTCCAGCTCTAAGATTTTATGAATCAAATTGGAAGCCTTAAAAAGCCTTATGAAGACACAAGCCATTATTTGGAAACTTGTATCTCATACCTATGATACAGGCCGCTTTGGCTAAGTCCACCAATACAACCTGGTGTTAGGATGGAAATCTTCCCCACGTTGGTACTAGTTGCTAATAAAATTCCTGTGCtagttaaacaaataaataaaaaaacaaattcaaaatgttGTTAAAAGAGATTCTGGTGATGTGAAGACTGCAGACAAACATGCCAATTCCCGTTGTGCAAGATGGCCGGCCAATTAGCATCCAGCAAACCACTGTGCTTGTGGAAAGAAGCAACTTAGAGGCCTCTCATTCTCCACATTCACTTTGGTTCCTTAGCTAAAACTCAAATTCTTTCCACCTGCTGAGCTGAGACTTAAAACAAACCTAGAACGAAGGAAAGTGCAGCCATGGGGGCAGCGAGCAGGGTGGCAGCAAGAGAATCCACCAGCATTCAGGGAAATGACCCTCTGGCCTTTTGGTCGCACCTGCTTGTTTCTTAAAGGAGGCGCTGTAAGATTACTTCCGACCCAGCCCCTCATCAGAACTGCGAATCCGGATGAGCCTCACTCTTGGCAAGAGAACCATGCTGAAGCAACATGTCTGGCAAGCCCACTTACGCACCCTTCTCCCACCCAGTTTGGCAAGACCCAATTCTTGCAGCAACGCCCTTCCTTCTGCTTAAGCAGAGGACCTGAGGCACCAGCCAGTCGTGCTTTGGAGTCTGCAATAGGTAAGGCAGAGCAGCTCTGTGGGGCCAAAATCCGGGCTTGGGAGACCCCAAGGCATGCCTTCTTTAGCCAATTAGTTTGGACATTGCTCAGTTCTCTGGCAAGACCACTATTCTGTGGCTCCTTACTCCAAGTATAGGACCCAGCCAGGGGTGGGGGATGCTGCCCCAAACCACAGCTCctcagcagccctcctcctccgCTGGACTACAGGCCTGGGCACCGGGAATGACCATTATACGTGCCCAGTTACATATGTACTAACTTTACACAGGTTCATCGCACCTCAGATGGAAAAAGATGTCTCAAACAAGTTTTTCACCTAAATCCTGTCGTGGCGGGATACTTGGTAAGCTTGAGCAGTCTACGACAAGTAAAGATGTTACATGAAGTCATGGCGAGATACAGCAGTATCTATAGGGCAGTGGTTCCTAGCACAGGGCAATTTTGCTCCCCAGAGGGGATCTGACAGTATCTAGAGTCATTTCCAGTTATCACAACTGGGCAGAGTGGGAGGGCATACTGTAacatctagtaggtagaggccagggatgctgttcaaCAACCACAATACACAAGACGGCCACCCACAAGTTATCTGGCCCAAATAGTATGAAGGTTGAGAAGCCCTGCTAAAGAAGGCAAAGGTGGTTTTGGTGTTTTAGCAGGAAGATACAGGAACAAGAGAGCTGCTTCAGAATGTTGGTATCACAAGGAAGGGTAATTGATATTCTTGGAAGAGACCCAGGGCTTGAAATGAGGACCAAGTGTAAGAGCTGGCCCCTTGCAGCAGGGGCACCTCTTCTTGTCTCGAGATTGGCAGGCAAGCCTGACACCAccctccacattcagggaagcaGGAACGAGTTGATTTTCCACATGCTTTGTTTTGCAGAGTACTACAAGGAATGGAGATGAGGACTGCAGTGGCAGCTGGAGAATGACAGAGGACTACTAAGTCCGAGTAAGTGCACTGCTTTGCAACATCAAGAGCCTGTACGTACACTTCCACTCCGCATTTGACAAGTCTGGCACAGGAGTGGGAAAAACAGATGAGCCAGGCTTGTGGATGGGTTAGTGCAATGAAGACAAGAGAAAGGAGGGCACTGTTTTTTTTAACAGGGTAGATGAGTTCTCGGCCAAGTCAAGGGGCTGACGCTCTGGGTTTCCCTGGCCTATCCACTCCTGGGTTAGCTGCTGCTCCTTCTTTACCATGTCTGCTACattctccctcccaccaccaTGCAAGCCAACCTATAAGAGACACAGGAAGAGCCACACCACAGAACACCTAAACCTACCTGAAGATTCAATTGACTTTTCATGTTATAAAGTAAAATAGCAGGAAaccacaaattaaaacaaaaaaaaccaaagcaCAACAAACACCAGAAGTAACGAATCACACTGTGTTAACTTTAATTAGGTACAAAGATCAGGTCACCTAGAGATCATTTCACCCACTGCTCTGTTTGGCTGCCagtctcttgtctctctcttcagCAATGGTGAGGCGGATGCCCTTTCCACGGGGAAGAGAAATCCATGGCTTGTTACCCTGGAGGAGAATACAAGAATCAAAACCTGTTACAAACCAACTCCATTAGCAGCTTTGCACATGCTACATTTGTCATCTCATTTAAAGGAGAAGCCCATTTGTGAAAGTGCTCAGCAGCAGCCGGGCATCTGAAGACATTCGGATTCTGGTTTATCAAGAAATACCCACTGCTTGGGCAGCTGGGGCCATTCTAGCAAACTTGCCGCTCATACACGTAGATGTAAAACCACAACGCCCTTCGTAAtgcatgtctcagaggtgctcAAGTagtgcccaaggtcactcatTAGTTTATAAAGTggacgaagatgggcacggatgttacctcagggccaatcttcctcaaaacaaaaaacatccaaaacctgaaaacccaaaaaaaccaaaacagcacAGGCACAAATTGAAGAACTTGACTACAAGGCATATTCATTCCATTACTTGGGCACATTTCACCAAGGGGATCAGGTCCCCTGCTGATTCTGTGATACTGAAAAAGCACAGGTTTGCTCCAGCCTCGCCAGCCAGGAGCCAGGTGCTGCAATGTAGCAGTACCTGCATTTCCAGTTTCCCTGACCAGAGAAGGGAAGCCCAGACTTACTTTGCCAATAACAAAGATGTTGGAGAGCCGGGTGGCAAAGCTGTTGCCATTGGCATCTTTCACATGAACTACATCAAAAGAACCAGGGTGTCTCTCTCTGTTGGTGATCACTCCAATTCTTCCCAGGTTAGCACCTCCGGTCACCATACACAGGTTACctaggcaggaaggaagaaataatgtgCTCAGACCAAGGCACTCTGCGAACTCATAACCCAATGTAATGAATGACCAAGAGAGATCCAGAATGAAGTTTACTAATCCCTTTTCTCATTCAAATTTATTTCTGTGGATCTTACCTAAGCCAGGATTCAGGGTCCTCTTAAGATTTGCCCCATCCCTCCCGCACACCCAACAAATGTAAACTCCACTGCACCCACCTTGTCAGGTCCTCACCATGTCTTGCCTATACCAATGCTGTTCCTCCAAGGCACAATTCTGTTACTGTTACTGACAGACTTTAGGGATGATGACAGCATTACAACGGCTGCATCATAATTAGGCTGGTttgccttttctgtctcttttctgccCAGCCCCCACGCCACTTCCACGGATAGGGGAACTTGAGATGTCTAGAGCGGGCCTGAGAATGTGTTTCTCACAACAGAACTCATCTCAGCCACCCAGAATATTCTGAACACTTGGGCCTCTGGAAGTAAAAATACTATGTATCTGGGCGTTGGAGCAGATACATTCCCCGGTTATTTGTTTTGACCCACCACCCAAACAGAAGCCAGCTACACTTCTCACACCTCCCCATGGAAGCCGCTCTTAGCTAACTTCCCTCCCCACTGTTCAGAATATACTCCTGTCTCTAACCCTTACTGCCACCACAAAGCCAGGCTGAAACGAGCACATTCCCTGAAACTTGTAGGCGTTGCCCCTTCCCAACCCCTTACCACATCAACAGACACCTAGCTTTGGTTGGTAATTagctgcacatcagaatcacctagaaggTTCAAACAAAACCCTGTACCCAGGCATTGTGCACGTCATAATGCTTGATTAAATTCTgattaaaaggagagaaaagcaaagaacagCTCTTACACCCAGGCTTTAGAGAGAATGCCCAGGTAGCAGAGGCTGCTTACCAGTGTCAAACTTGATAAAATCAGTAATCTTGCCAGTCTCCAAATCAATCTGAATGGTGTCATTGACCTTGATGAGAGGATCAGGGTAGCGGATGGTCCGAGCATCATGGGTCACCAGATGAGGGATTCCTTTTGTGCCCACAAAGATCTTTCTCACTTTGCACAACTTGTACTAGAAACATACAAGAGTGAGCCACACGTAGTCTAGGGCACATGCACTATGCCCCACAGTGGACGCAACAGTTCTTTCAAAGCCAGAAGTCACTGGCTTAAAAATACAATTAGCAGCTAAAGGCAACAGCCCCACAGAGGAACTGCCAGTTTTTGTAACTGCAGAATAACCATGTCCCAGACTTTTCTTCCCGCCCTCCATACACTCATCTTGCACGCTGACCACCCCTCTCTAGGCTAGGCTGGTCTTCCTATTATGCATTTTCCTTGTAGCACTGCATCACCCCCATGTTCAAGTCCAAGGTACCGAAGACCCCACAACTTCACAACCTTTTTCCAGGCTGTTTAAGCCTCATGGGCCCTCTGAATTCTTCCCCAACTCCTCTCGATCGCTCCTAACAAGTGCCTCTTAATGGCTCCCTCTACACCACAACTGAGTTTTTGTCTCACAAACTGCAATTGTATTACCAGTCCatctaatcaacaaatatttcacaAAGCATTTCAAGTTTGGATTTTCACTCCCTGACATCCTTAAAGGAAATCAAATCACCATGACGCCATTGGACATGCCCGCTGGCCTGCGGATAACGAGGCAGCTAAGGAAATTAGGAGCTGAATCACTCAATTGAATTAACCTTCACTTACAGCCAATAATTCAGAAAGCCTTAAACTTTTGTGTAAAACCATCACAACAAACTGGATTAAATAATCAATGCCTGTAATTTTTTTGAGCTATCTCAAACTAGTGCCCCAAGGGTTAGCAGTCTCCTCCATTGAcacctttcccctccccagagtAAAGCTAGACCCACAAATGGAGACGTGGCAAAGGGCCAACTGGATTGGAGTGGATATTGGTTTTTTGGTTCCTTATGCTTAAAGGACCCATACCTCAAGAACTCTTAAATGTTCCTACAAATCACGCTCCTTGccgctaaaagaaaaaaaaaaaaaacccaaccaggAAGTCACTTCAtttctgccataaaaaagaaaatgatctctTGAGGATGTTAGCTTCAAATGGGGGTCAATCAGACATCCAGCAACAGACTGCCACACAGCTACCACCAAGACTTTCAACAAGATGATACAAAATTGAAGATACAATAGGATCTCACCAAATTCTTAACTGGCTACTTCCAGGGAAACTATTCTAAGTAATCTTAATCTATCTACCTTATTGCAAGGGACCAGCCAATGTACTTAATCCAGGCTCTAACTGAGAACCAAGTAATTTTACTGAACAAAGACCCAGCCTACTTGCAACACTCACCTTGGCCTCCTCAGGTGTAATACGATGAACGGCAAAGCGACCCTTGGTGTCATAGATCAGACGGAAATTCTCTCCAGTCTTGTCAATGCTGATGACATCTGATATCAAACAGTAACTTAGGTTACTATAGTGACCCCCGCTACCCCATGTTGAGTAACGACCACAGCACCATAAGACAAAAAAACCCCTACGCCTCAGATTTCAAATAACAACAAGAATTCTTAAGATTAATGACCATGCCTAGCTAATCTTTAATGTTTCAAAACCCTGTTTCTACAATATGTAAAACTTAAAGTGAATCGAAATTTGGTTTTGAGAAATGATTCATGATTATTTGCAGCCCTACATTATGTAAATAAAAAACTGAGGGGGGAGGTCATGCTTTATTTCCGAGACTGATAAAAGCCCACCACTATTCAACACAACTGCCATTTGGGAGGGAGATAAAACTATCAAACGGAGCCCCCACCAAGTGCCCACCACTAACCACTTACCCATAAAACCAGCAGGGTAGGTTATATCAGTTCGGACCTTGCCGTCAATCTTAATGAACCGCTGCATGCAAATCTTCTTTACTTCATCTCCTGTTAGGGCATACTTAAGTCTGTTCCTTAGGAAAATGATAAGGGGGAGACATTCTCTCAGCTTATGGGGACCGGTAGATGGTCGAGGAGCCtgtaaaatgatttaaaaaaaaaattctgtgaaacTATTGGTGGGATTCACTCAAACCCACCTCCCAAGTCTTGAGATCCATTAACTAGACACCAGAATGTCCATCACCTCCAAATTTGGGCAAACAAGGTGTTCAAAGCTTACAAAAACATTTCAGACCTTAAAGTTTTACAGTGTTTTCCCCCTTCAGAGGAACAGACCCATTAAGAACTAATGTGAGTCCCAAATCCACGTGAAGTGTACTATGTGGAATGAGGCACAGAAATTATTAAGATGAGGTGGGGTGCAGCTCAATAGCACAGGGCCTTCCAGAACAGGGAAAGCCAAGAACACTTTCCCCTTAGCCCTTCCTCAAAATGACTAATGGAAGGCACTGCAAGAAAAATTAGGGATACAGCAACCAGGGATGCCTGACATTACAGGCTCAGTATAAAATATATCCCTTAAATGTGTCAAttttatctcagtaaaactggggaaaagaaaacGTGTATCTTTCGATACTTCCAATACATGAAACATGCTTACAATACAACAATACTTACAAACACTCCGGTCAATTTATCCAGCATCCAATGCTTTGGAGCTGCTACACGCTTCAGATGTTTCTTGGGACCACGAGCCTGAACGAGAGTTTTAGGTTTTTAGATTGTAATGCTATTAGAtcgttttagatttttttaacagCTTACAAATTCTATCAACTTCTTGAAAGCACAGGGCGGTGATCAAAGGCAGAGAAGCAAACGCATACAAAGTAGCTAGCAAACACTATAGGCTCCATAAACTGGAACCAGCTCTCTTATTGTACAGACAACACTTCTCGATTACTGTCTTTGAGAACTGTGCTAAGTATCTTCACGTTACTGCTTAAAAGCATGTCTGCTTCCAGAGACTGTTTTTCTAGGACACTACGCCGGTGAAACGGCCAGGGGTTAGACCTCATGGTACAGCCAGCCAGCCACAGAAATAGACCAGAACTCAATCTGTGCTTCTACTTTCTAATCAAATACAAAAGTTCTCGCAATACAACCGTTTGGTTTTGAACTGTCCGGCGCGAGATGAATGTGACTTCAGAACAACCACGTGCGAACAGCTGCTCCCTCGTACTATAAAGCCAAAAGCTGAGACCAGCTTTCACTTTAAAATGCGGAAGGAAACTTTTAACGCTGTGTACTGATGCTTACCGGCCACACTACGTAAAGTCAGTAAAGTCAAATCGTGCCAAAAAGACAACGACCACGAAAACGCCTCTCCACCGGCCGGACCCAACGTCCACCCATCCCAGGCCCGCCGTCTGCCCTCTGCGCTCACACGCAGCTTCGGCCTGGGCAGAAAGTCGCTCCTCCCAGGGTGGCAGGATGCGTGGCCGGGCGTGGCCGAGGCAGAGACCGAGGCCTTCCCGCCAGCAGCGCCGATTCCCCCCATCTCCGGGGCCGGCATTCGCCCTCGAGCCCGCCTGGGCCCACCCCGCAGACCGCACTCCCTTCGACTCCGCCCGGCCACCCCCTGCGAGAACCCCGAAGCCCCAGAAAGGCCCGGCCCTGGGAGGATGGAGGCTGATGCATCCCAAGAGCTCGCGAACAAGCGACCTTACCATGGCTGCGCTAGGCACGAAAAGAGGACCGCCTTCTTCCGGTGCGCCGAGAAAAGAGGCTCGGAGGCTGCGCGCGCCGGAGCCTCGGAGGCCCCGCCCAGCTCCGCCCTTTTCTGGCGCTCGGGGATTCTATCTTGCCACCTGCTGGTGGGAGGTCATAGGTCCGGAGCTTGGGAACCGCCGCTGAGAAAGGGGCGTCTGCAAAGGGCGGTCTCCTCCGCTCCTTTTCCCGCTCTCCTTCCAATATTTGCTGAGCGCCTCTGGTGCGCCTGATTCTGTTAGGTgctggaaatacaaagatgagCTAGACAAGTTCCCTGCCTTCGGGGACAGTGCAAAGTAAGGTTACTTTAAGTCCCACATACACGTGATTATatgatacattttaataaatatttaatattatttcttaaacatattttGTCTGTCCCTTCTTCCTAGTTCCCTCGAGCCGGCCAACCTGCCTATACTGTAAGTTGGGAAGaagcaacattttttttctcttgcttctctgcAGATTCCCGAGGACGTAGGGGTGTAGGGGGTTGGGAGGGTATGGTCCTTGCTTGAACCTTGGCGCCCTGCCCCTTGCTTCCTGTGCAATGCATTTGGCACTTACTATAAAGTCTCAGGGAAGGAGGGAACATTAGAGACCATCGGTTATCTAACTAAAACTTAGATTTGATCATGCTATTTCTCTACTTTGAAACTGCTCTTGGCCCTCCTGCCTGGCCCCTCAGGTGCCTCTGCTTGTCACCTGAAGCCTCCTGCACCTGGACACCCActgctcccttcccccatcccaaaCCTCAAAACTTAAGCCACTTCAAGCTATTACTGCTTTGAGAAAGGTGCCTCTTTCAAGCCTCCTGCCTGTGGACCCGATGCTTCCCCACCTTGGAACTGCCATGGACAGCCCAACCCCTTTCCTGGGCACGTAATCGCACTCCTCAACCTTGGAGATACACACAGCTCAAGTCCCTCTGGTTCTGTGAGCCCCTATTCCCCTCAGCCAGGGTCAATCCCACATTCTTCTGCCCCAGAGCCCTCTGTTCAAACTTGATGACAGCACTTAGCACATTGAGTTGGTTTCCTTGACTGGTTTCCTTGTCTGTCCTCCCCTAAACCATGAGCATCTCCGTGACAGATCCTGCCCTAATTCATCTGGGCAGGCCCGTTACCACctaatggagagcttggcgctaTGTCCAGCACTTGGTAAATACTTATTGAACCAATAAACTGACTCAACATCCCACCAATTGTGCCAAGTCTTACTAGATTATCCCTGGGAGCATCCAGCTTGAACTCCTCCCACCACGGGGTCATGGCTCAGGAGGTTCCATTTTACAGGTCTATCTCTACCCTCCGCTTCACCCCTTAGCAGTCCGCAGAagatcaagagagaaaaaaaatccttggttCTTCTCAACCAGACAGTATTAACTAGGAGGGCAGGAGTTCCTCTTTGTCTAAAACGAGGTCCGTAGTAGAGCATACAATAAATGATTATTGGCAAGAAGGGGCAGTTGACTGGAGGTGTTAGGTCTGGAAATGCACGGATGAGCTGGACGAGTTCCCTGCCTCTGAGGAGAGTGCAAAGTGAGGCTACTTTAAGTCCCACatacacattttaataaatatttaatattatttcctaAGCATATTTTGgtcagagagaaagggaaggtgaTGAGACAATGGAAGGTGGATCTCGAGGTTTTCAGTCTGAGGGCACTGGGAAGATGGTGATGCAGCTAACAGAAATGATGGGAGTTGGTTTGGGAGTGAGGAATAACCACGGGACTTCCACCTAGGGAGGACGGGAGAAATGGCTGGTGAGAGCTGCGGGTCTTACTTAATCAAGATCACAGAGCCAGTTAGGGGTAGGGGTAGGGCCGGGGCGAGGTGAGGGGGCTGGTCTCTTGCTTCC
It encodes:
- the RPS4X gene encoding small ribosomal subunit protein eS4, which codes for MARGPKKHLKRVAAPKHWMLDKLTGVFAPRPSTGPHKLRECLPLIIFLRNRLKYALTGDEVKKICMQRFIKIDGKVRTDITYPAGFMDVISIDKTGENFRLIYDTKGRFAVHRITPEEAKYKLCKVRKIFVGTKGIPHLVTHDARTIRYPDPLIKVNDTIQIDLETGKITDFIKFDTGNLCMVTGGANLGRIGVITNRERHPGSFDVVHVKDANGNSFATRLSNIFVIGKGNKPWISLPRGKGIRLTIAEERDKRLAAKQSSG